One Carassius carassius chromosome 28, fCarCar2.1, whole genome shotgun sequence genomic window carries:
- the LOC132108077 gene encoding endothelial cell-selective adhesion molecule-like isoform X1: MMEMLMDRRPPTVLLLTLLWLFPGDSQRVEMPRKDMEVIMGQMAVLEAWYTPTTSIEKNAVIWTFMANHSKQVISYFSGQIGIGSTDFRKRVGFAMSMPSANLSIYINNTQEADSGRYHCHVIIPGAPGLSGELHLNVKVPPSTPVCSMTGNPVLSGNVTLSCKSRYGKPVPQYKWTKAAPLSEVFFSPMQNERQGTLRLSNLTKSMSGKYVCRASNTAGTDSCHINLEVSTPNNVWVIAGATVGSVVGLMALVLFLIFILRRNRDTEEEMANDIKEDAQAPKRVSWAKSGTGSDIISKNGTLSSIATSPPAQDPQHPLQNNHYPYPPGASDIASILTTSGSTTTYRLRPGEPNPLHGLPGYNASGTPNHTHRAHRHHTPAVLNPNSCSTQRTEGPQPQTPRPLNMPINTATLSRMGAVPIMVPTQNHAGSLV; the protein is encoded by the exons GTGATTCTCAGCGGGTCGAGATGCCACGGAAAGACATGGAGGTAATCATGGGACAAATGGCTGTTCTGGAGGCCTGGTACACCCCCACTACCTCCATCGAGAAGAACGCGGTCATCTGGACCTTCATGGCCAATCACTCCAAACAA GTCATCTCCTACTTCTCAGGACAGATTGGCATCGGTAGCACTGACTTTCGGAAGCGGGTGGGTTTTGCCATGTCCATGCCCTCTGCCAATTTGTCCATCTACATCAATAACACGCAGGAGGCTGACTCTGGACGCTATCACTGCCACGTCATCATTCCTGGAGCTCCAGGTCTGTCTGGAGAGCTACACCTCAATGTTAAAG TTCCTCCATCCACACCTGTGTGCTCTATGACAGGAAATCCTGTACTGAGTGGCAATGTAACATTGAGCTGTAAATCCAGATATGGCAAACCTGTTCCTCAGTACAAATGGACCAAAGCAGCTCCACTTTCTGAGGTCTTCTTCTCTCCCATGCAAA ATGAGAGGCAGGGCACCCTTCGACTTAGCAACCTCACCAAAAGCATGTCTGGCAAGTATGTTTGCCGCGCCAGCAACACGGCTGGGACTGACAGCTGCCACATCAATCTAGAGGTCTCCACCC CTAACAACGTCTGGGTGATCGCCGGGGCCACAGTGGGCTCTGTGGTGGGTCTGATGGCTCTAGTTTTATTCCTGATCTTCATCCTGAGGAGAAACCGTGACACAGAAGAGGAGATGGCCAATGACATCAA GGAAGATGCACAGGCACCGAAACGTGTCTCCTGGGCTAAAAGCGGCACAGGATCGGACATCATATCAAAGAATGGCACATTGTCCTCAATAGCCACCAGCCCTCCTGCTCAGGACCCTCAGCATCCACTCCAAAACAACCATTACCCATACCCTCCTGGTGCCTCAGACATTGCCTCCATCCTCACCACCTCTGGAAGCACAACCACATACCGCCTCCGCCCAGGGGAGCCCAACCCTCTACACGGCCTGCCTGGATACAACGCCAGCGGCACACCAAATCACACACACCGCGCCCATCGACATCACACTCCTGCAGTCCTCAATCCTAACAGCTGCTCCACACAGAGGACTGAGGGGCCGCAGCCGCAGACCCCACGCCCACTCAACATGCCTATAAACACTGCCACCCTGTCCCGCATGGGGGCCGTGCCCATCATGGTGCCCACCCAGAACCACGCCGGGTCACTGGTGTAA
- the LOC132108077 gene encoding endothelial cell-selective adhesion molecule-like isoform X2, producing MMEMLMDRRPPTVLLLTLLWLFPGDSQRVEMPRKDMEVIMGQMAVLEAWYTPTTSIEKNAVIWTFMANHSKQVISYFSGQIGIGSTDFRKRVGFAMSMPSANLSIYINNTQEADSGRYHCHVIIPGAPGLSGELHLNVKVPPSTPVCSMTGNPVLSGNVTLSCKSRYGKPVPQYKWTKAAPLSEVFFSPMQKWRSCPQPVLVLGYLDERQGTLRLSNLTKSMSGKYVCRASNTAGTDSCHINLEVSTPNNVWVIAGATVGSVVGLMALVLFLIFILRRNRDTEEEMANDIKEDAQAPKRVSWAKSGTGSDIISKNGTLSSIATSPPAQDPQHPLQNNHYPYPPGASDIASILTTSGSTTTYRLRPGEPNPLHGLPGYNASGTPNHTHRAHRHHTPAVLNPNSCSTQRTEGPQPQTPRPLNMPINTATLSRMGAVPIMVPTQNHAGSLV from the exons GTGATTCTCAGCGGGTCGAGATGCCACGGAAAGACATGGAGGTAATCATGGGACAAATGGCTGTTCTGGAGGCCTGGTACACCCCCACTACCTCCATCGAGAAGAACGCGGTCATCTGGACCTTCATGGCCAATCACTCCAAACAA GTCATCTCCTACTTCTCAGGACAGATTGGCATCGGTAGCACTGACTTTCGGAAGCGGGTGGGTTTTGCCATGTCCATGCCCTCTGCCAATTTGTCCATCTACATCAATAACACGCAGGAGGCTGACTCTGGACGCTATCACTGCCACGTCATCATTCCTGGAGCTCCAGGTCTGTCTGGAGAGCTACACCTCAATGTTAAAG TTCCTCCATCCACACCTGTGTGCTCTATGACAGGAAATCCTGTACTGAGTGGCAATGTAACATTGAGCTGTAAATCCAGATATGGCAAACCTGTTCCTCAGTACAAATGGACCAAAGCAGCTCCACTTTCTGAGGTCTTCTTCTCTCCCATGCAAA AGTGGAGGTCCTGCCCCCAGCCTGTGCTTGTGCTGGGATACCTGG ATGAGAGGCAGGGCACCCTTCGACTTAGCAACCTCACCAAAAGCATGTCTGGCAAGTATGTTTGCCGCGCCAGCAACACGGCTGGGACTGACAGCTGCCACATCAATCTAGAGGTCTCCACCC CTAACAACGTCTGGGTGATCGCCGGGGCCACAGTGGGCTCTGTGGTGGGTCTGATGGCTCTAGTTTTATTCCTGATCTTCATCCTGAGGAGAAACCGTGACACAGAAGAGGAGATGGCCAATGACATCAA GGAAGATGCACAGGCACCGAAACGTGTCTCCTGGGCTAAAAGCGGCACAGGATCGGACATCATATCAAAGAATGGCACATTGTCCTCAATAGCCACCAGCCCTCCTGCTCAGGACCCTCAGCATCCACTCCAAAACAACCATTACCCATACCCTCCTGGTGCCTCAGACATTGCCTCCATCCTCACCACCTCTGGAAGCACAACCACATACCGCCTCCGCCCAGGGGAGCCCAACCCTCTACACGGCCTGCCTGGATACAACGCCAGCGGCACACCAAATCACACACACCGCGCCCATCGACATCACACTCCTGCAGTCCTCAATCCTAACAGCTGCTCCACACAGAGGACTGAGGGGCCGCAGCCGCAGACCCCACGCCCACTCAACATGCCTATAAACACTGCCACCCTGTCCCGCATGGGGGCCGTGCCCATCATGGTGCCCACCCAGAACCACGCCGGGTCACTGGTGTAA